From a region of the Candidatus Brocadia sp. genome:
- a CDS encoding tetratricopeptide repeat protein yields MTRIVKLTAIISAIALVMQGLFFSLSATEIPKGINHPLGIWEKPRYERARLAAERGFIDQAIPDLQKITERYPDYVEAHAYLGWAYSQKGLISRAVEEFQAVIRIHPDLQNTPFDYPMTKDTPDAVREFVAEFEDFIDLIGDFPGAHEVMGFSSVQLGRLGDALTAYTRALNLKRVDGKETLSGVDQAIREYEDILQVKPDCVEAYIKLACVRWEKGMPDRSIADMRKAISLEPERLETHVYLACFYARQRMLNEALQALGAAKKIRDNLLENLITQGEQSMSSCRYDTAITIARDAIKLSPGDKKAYWLLASAYSKKGEPEKAVEICKEVLCKYPDDIPMYAVLGWVYVQCDLFEEAKAIVERAMSIEPENADIQALTAFLYASQDQIPEAITTGNMALDTLSRKNETVNNYGWIRGKVPSIEQKFREVMDVIEIKPDYPEAYLCLGWLHAKNGEHEEATVALKKAVELMPSSYTAHRCLGNAYLQSGKIKEALDEYEKALFCRNEQG; encoded by the coding sequence ATGACGCGTATTGTGAAATTAACGGCCATTATTTCTGCGATAGCCCTTGTTATGCAAGGGCTATTTTTTTCTCTCAGCGCCACCGAAATACCAAAAGGCATCAACCATCCTCTCGGTATCTGGGAAAAACCACGGTATGAAAGGGCCAGACTCGCTGCAGAAAGAGGATTCATCGACCAGGCCATACCGGATTTACAAAAGATAACCGAACGGTATCCAGATTATGTGGAAGCCCATGCCTATCTCGGATGGGCCTATAGTCAGAAGGGGTTGATTTCCCGCGCCGTGGAAGAATTTCAGGCGGTAATCCGGATACATCCAGACCTTCAAAACACGCCCTTTGACTATCCTATGACAAAAGACACTCCTGATGCGGTCAGGGAGTTCGTGGCAGAGTTTGAGGATTTTATTGATCTGATAGGCGACTTTCCGGGTGCGCATGAAGTCATGGGCTTTTCTTCCGTGCAACTGGGAAGGCTGGGAGACGCTCTCACCGCATATACAAGGGCGTTGAATCTGAAACGTGTTGATGGAAAAGAAACCCTTTCCGGGGTTGATCAGGCTATACGGGAATATGAAGATATTTTGCAGGTGAAACCCGATTGCGTTGAGGCCTATATCAAATTGGCCTGTGTTCGCTGGGAGAAAGGGATGCCGGATAGGTCCATTGCAGACATGCGGAAGGCGATCTCCCTTGAACCTGAACGGCTGGAGACACACGTCTACCTGGCGTGTTTTTATGCACGCCAGCGGATGCTGAACGAGGCATTGCAGGCGTTAGGTGCGGCAAAGAAAATCAGGGATAACCTCCTGGAAAACCTTATAACGCAAGGCGAACAATCCATGAGTTCCTGCAGGTATGATACGGCAATAACGATTGCACGAGACGCCATAAAGCTGTCTCCCGGAGATAAAAAGGCATATTGGCTGCTTGCAAGCGCATACAGTAAAAAGGGAGAACCGGAGAAAGCGGTGGAAATATGCAAAGAGGTTTTATGCAAGTACCCGGATGATATCCCGATGTATGCCGTCCTTGGGTGGGTTTATGTCCAGTGCGACTTGTTCGAAGAGGCAAAAGCTATCGTGGAACGGGCAATGAGCATTGAGCCTGAAAACGCCGACATTCAGGCATTAACGGCCTTTCTTTACGCCTCTCAGGATCAGATCCCGGAGGCAATAACGACGGGTAACATGGCTTTGGATACCCTGTCAAGGAAAAACGAGACGGTAAATAATTACGGATGGATTCGCGGCAAGGTACCTTCGATTGAACAAAAATTCCGTGAGGTAATGGATGTTATAGAGATAAAGCCGGATTACCCCGAGGCCTATCTGTGTTTGGGATGGTTGCATGCAAAAAACGGGGAACACGAGGAGGCGACTGTTGCACTGAAAAAGGCCGTTGAATTGATGCCATCGTCATATACCGCCCATCGTTGCCTGGGAAACGCGTACCTGCAAAGCGGGAAAATAAAAGAAGCGCTGGATGAATATGAAAAGGCATTGTTTTGCAGGAATGAGCAAGGCTAA